A DNA window from Theobroma cacao cultivar B97-61/B2 chromosome 5, Criollo_cocoa_genome_V2, whole genome shotgun sequence contains the following coding sequences:
- the LOC18598794 gene encoding UPF0481 protein At3g47200, whose protein sequence is MSRNERHPGEVRVPMPWIEHSPFITDERAKLKSALREAQKQESDSYQRAKPLIQRVPPVLIGIKEDFKKYFEPRLVALGPLHHGKPQFEQAEHTKRKLAALFANENETTDEVLFNKIMAEIRDLKQCYNPEDIKDYDDEKLAWMFFVDGCAVLYAVHYGLQGKFKKLNTKADLLVFAQLDLFLLENQLPYRVLNILIGSTKEPQMWEQSITEFVGNNLITNIPDGKKSQHTDEEEKQEYTHLLERLRTKLLTGKKEESSSSMIGRLLLSCGDFRKHRKTFRSVKELKESGIGVGPSETNNLNNISFYCNFLGSLKMPRILVDDSTASKFLNLVALEMCRDFENDFAVTSYLYFLDSLIDTAEDVKEMRVTGMLHNYLGSDEEVADLFNKLSRDLVPDQAMYKDVTDNIHKYGNNPCTTAMAQAYYTHFSSPWTFLGFLGAIIGLLFSAIQAYYSFPDNK, encoded by the coding sequence ATGAGCAGAAACGAGAGGCACCCTGGAGAAGTGAGAGTTCCTATGCCTTGGATAGAGCACTCGCCTTTCATCACAGACGAGAGAGCGAAATTGAAATCAGCCTTGCGTGAAGcccaaaaacaagaaagcGATTCATATCAAAGAGCCAAACCGTTAATACAAAGAGTTCCACCAGTCCTGATCGGTATCAAGGAAGattttaagaaatattttgaacCAAGGCTGGTAGCACTCGGCCCTTTGCATCATGGTAAGCCGCAGTTCGAGCAGGCAGAGCACACCAAGCGTAAACTCGCAGCTCTCTTCGCAAACGAGAACGAAACAACTGATGAAGTTCTATTCAACAAGATTATGGCAGAGATAAGGGATCTGAAGCAGTGTTACAATCCGGAGGACATAAAAGATTACGACGATGAGAAGCTAGCTTGGATGTTCTTCGTGGACGGTTGCGCGGTGTTGTATGCTGTGCACTACGGTTTACAAGGCAAGTTTAAGAAGTTGAACACTAAAGCAGATCTTCTGGTATTTGCGCAACTTGATTTGTTCTTGCTAGAAAACCAACTTCCTTACCGGGTTCTCAACATATTGATTGGCTCAACCAAAGAACCCCAAATGTGGGAGCAATCAATCACAGAATTCGTCGGCAACAACCTTATAACAAATATACCGGATGGGAAGAAGAGCCAACACACAGACgaagaagaaaagcaagaGTACACTCATCTTCTGGAGCGCTTGCGGACAAAACTCTTGACGGGAAAGAAAGAGGAGAGTAGCAGTAGTATGATAGGTCGCTTGCTTCTGTCATGCGGAGACTTCCGAAAGCACAGGAAGACATTTCGTAGCGTCAAGGAGCTTAAAGAATCAGGGATTGGTGTTGGACCCAGCGAGACAAACAACCTGAATAATATTTCCTTCTATTGCAACTTTCTGGGCAGCCTAAAGATGCCACGCATCCTGGTGGATGACTCAACAGCTTCCAAGTTCTTGAACTTGGTAGCTTTAGAAATGTGTCGAGAttttgagaatgattttgcGGTCACCTCTTACTTATACTTCCTTGATTCTCTCATTGACACAGCAGAAGATGTTAAGGAAATGCGAGTTACAGGTATGCTCCACAATTACTTGGGCAGCGATGAAGAAGTGGCTGATCTTTTCAACAAATTAAGCAGGGACTTGGTGCCAGATCAGGCTATGTACAAGGATGTTACGGACAATATCCACAAGTACGGCAACAATCCCTGCACGACCGCAATGGCTCAAGCCTACTACACCCATTTTAGTAGCCCATGGACATTCCTCGGCTTTTTGGGTGCCATAATTGGGCTTCTCTTCTCCGCTATTCAGGCTTATTACTCGTTTCCAGATAACAAATAA